One stretch of Lachnospiraceae bacterium oral taxon 096 DNA includes these proteins:
- a CDS encoding HAMP domain-containing protein, with translation MHRYSIKAKLTFLIWGIICLLFASLFLLNTFGLELFYRAQKVGVIKNAYESIDKIIITRENKDTAISDDTDTLKKLGNLIESYSNKYNLSVAVVDSVTNVGVVSNERDGELLDKRVRAGLFDSTKGNGVTSIYKNENYRIMIHRVQNTDYVYIECFGYSRDNQSMILMSTPVAGLKESVDLSNRFLLYIGIVTLILATIASYTIARHITKPIQDLAQVSERLRKLDFDAQYVGNSLDEIGVLGTNMNVMAQKLKETIAQLKEANALLQEDIKKKEEIDEMRREFIANVSHELKTPIALIQGYAEGLNDGLCEDEESRNYYTEVIMDEAEKMNLMVKQLLNLSALESGTQSMQLSTFDICELIHDVMDSTKILLVDKNVEMTLEGDASIFVCADEFKIEEVVTNFVSNAIHHVSEPGKIEIELKEEDGVCVSIKNTGKSISDEDLEHLWDKFYKVDKAHSRSYGGSGIGLSIVKAIVEAHHQHCGVYNTKEGVCFWFTLEKSLKNLDKKEC, from the coding sequence ATGCATAGATATTCCATCAAGGCAAAGCTGACATTTTTAATTTGGGGCATTATTTGTCTGCTCTTTGCGAGTCTATTTTTGCTCAATACATTTGGGCTTGAATTGTTTTATCGTGCTCAAAAGGTGGGGGTAATTAAAAATGCCTATGAGAGCATAGATAAAATTATTATAACCAGAGAAAATAAGGACACGGCGATTTCAGATGACACAGACACACTAAAAAAATTAGGAAATTTAATCGAAAGTTATTCCAATAAATATAATCTTTCGGTAGCGGTTGTGGATTCCGTTACCAATGTAGGCGTTGTTTCTAATGAAAGAGATGGCGAGTTGTTAGATAAGAGAGTTCGGGCAGGACTGTTTGACAGTACAAAAGGCAATGGGGTCACTAGCATTTACAAGAATGAAAATTATCGCATTATGATTCACCGTGTGCAGAATACAGATTATGTCTATATTGAATGCTTCGGCTATAGTAGAGACAATCAGAGTATGATTTTGATGTCAACGCCAGTTGCAGGTCTAAAAGAGAGTGTGGATTTGTCTAACCGCTTTTTGCTCTATATTGGAATTGTCACGCTTATTCTTGCGACCATAGCTAGTTACACGATTGCAAGACATATTACAAAACCAATTCAAGATTTGGCTCAAGTCTCCGAGCGATTGAGAAAACTGGATTTTGATGCTCAATATGTGGGCAATAGTTTGGATGAAATTGGGGTGTTGGGAACAAATATGAATGTGATGGCACAGAAGTTAAAAGAAACCATTGCACAATTAAAGGAGGCCAATGCTCTGCTCCAAGAGGACATCAAGAAAAAGGAAGAAATTGATGAGATGCGAAGGGAATTTATCGCCAATGTCTCTCACGAATTAAAGACACCGATTGCTTTGATTCAGGGGTATGCTGAGGGGCTAAATGATGGTCTTTGTGAGGATGAGGAGAGCAGAAATTACTACACAGAAGTCATTATGGATGAGGCAGAGAAGATGAATTTAATGGTCAAGCAATTATTAAATTTAAGTGCCCTCGAATCAGGAACACAGTCAATGCAGCTGTCTACCTTTGATATTTGTGAACTCATTCACGATGTGATGGACTCAACAAAAATTCTTCTTGTCGATAAGAATGTGGAAATGACATTGGAAGGGGACGCATCTATTTTTGTTTGTGCTGACGAATTTAAAATAGAAGAGGTGGTAACAAACTTTGTGAGCAATGCCATTCACCATGTCAGTGAGCCAGGAAAAATTGAGATTGAACTGAAAGAAGAAGACGGTGTGTGTGTGAGCATAAAGAATACAGGAAAAAGTATTTCAGACGAGGATTTGGAACATCTTTGGGATAAGTTCTACAAGGTGGACAAGGCACATTCTAGAAGTTATGGCGGAAGTGGCATTGGTTTGTCTATTGTCAAGGCGATTGTGGAAGCTCATCATCAACATTGTGGTGTGTATAACACAAAAGAGGGTGTGTGTTTTTGGTTTACATTGGAAAAATCACTGAAGAATCTTGACAAAAAGGAGTGCTAG
- the hemZ gene encoding coproporphyrinogen dehydrogenase HemZ has protein sequence MIEILLKDVLFEQDIRELLMAFYPGEEFIHESGAKAFLTFWAEHLEDHYRAFLRFGDGSKREFTFREHTERIDTKNELKRNLYQILAEETGKSLPWGTLTGIRPTKIAMKMLEEGKSEEEVKRHLQEVYLVSDEKTKLCILTAKREKEILDPLDYQNGWSLYIGIPFCPTRCAYCSFTSYPIDRWKNGGADEYLASLKKELVAVAKMMRKRKLQTIYMGGGTPTSLSPEQIDEILCCVEREFDLSHLLEITIEAGRPDSITREKLEVMRRHGVQRISINPQTMQQRTLDIIGRRHSVERVREQFFLARQLGFENINMDLIVGLPEENLEDVQDTLAQVMALAPDSVTVHSLAIKRAARLNTNREEFIDLKIENTWQMIEATASACQENQLLPYYLYRQKNMAGNFENVGYAKEGKVCIYNILIMEEKQTIVACGAGTSSKIVFPKEDRIERVENVKDPKLYIERLDQLIQRKEQFLLAKSDTDAKIDVYNR, from the coding sequence ATGATTGAAATACTACTAAAGGATGTCTTGTTTGAACAAGACATCCGAGAATTGCTGATGGCTTTTTATCCAGGGGAGGAGTTTATTCACGAATCTGGAGCAAAAGCCTTTCTTACTTTTTGGGCGGAGCATTTGGAAGATCACTATAGAGCCTTTCTTCGCTTTGGAGATGGAAGCAAAAGAGAGTTTACATTTAGGGAGCACACAGAGCGGATTGACACAAAGAATGAATTGAAGAGAAATTTGTATCAAATCTTGGCAGAGGAGACAGGAAAATCCCTGCCGTGGGGAACACTCACCGGGATTCGCCCAACTAAAATTGCAATGAAAATGCTCGAAGAGGGAAAGAGCGAAGAAGAAGTAAAAAGACATTTACAAGAGGTCTATTTGGTTAGCGATGAAAAGACAAAGTTGTGTATTTTGACAGCGAAAAGGGAAAAGGAAATTCTGGATCCTTTGGACTATCAAAATGGCTGGAGTCTATATATTGGCATTCCATTTTGTCCGACAAGATGTGCGTATTGCTCCTTTACCTCCTATCCTATTGACCGCTGGAAAAATGGTGGGGCAGATGAATATCTGGCATCACTAAAAAAAGAATTGGTTGCGGTGGCCAAAATGATGAGAAAAAGAAAGTTGCAGACTATCTATATGGGTGGGGGAACACCCACTTCTCTTTCTCCAGAACAGATAGATGAGATTTTGTGCTGTGTGGAAAGAGAATTTGATCTTTCTCATCTGTTAGAAATAACCATTGAAGCAGGACGACCAGATAGCATCACAAGAGAAAAATTGGAAGTGATGAGAAGACATGGTGTGCAGAGAATCTCGATCAATCCACAGACTATGCAACAGAGAACATTGGATATTATTGGCAGAAGACATAGTGTGGAGCGAGTGAGGGAGCAATTTTTTCTCGCTAGGCAATTGGGCTTTGAAAATATTAATATGGATTTGATTGTTGGACTACCAGAGGAGAACTTAGAGGATGTACAGGATACTCTCGCTCAAGTCATGGCCCTTGCTCCTGATTCGGTGACCGTCCATTCTCTTGCTATTAAGCGTGCGGCAAGGCTAAATACCAACAGAGAAGAGTTTATCGATTTAAAGATTGAAAATACTTGGCAGATGATTGAGGCGACAGCAAGTGCTTGCCAAGAGAATCAACTGCTTCCCTATTATTTGTATCGACAAAAGAATATGGCAGGAAATTTTGAAAATGTGGGCTATGCGAAAGAGGGAAAGGTGTGCATCTACAATATTCTAATTATGGAAGAAAAACAGACGATTGTCGCCTGTGGTGCAGGGACGAGTTCAAAAATTGTATTTCCAAAAGAAGACCGCATTGAGCGTGTGGAAAATGTCAAAGACCCAAAGCTCTATATCGAGCGACTTGATCAATTGATTCAAAGAAAAGAACAATTTTTACTTGCAAAATCAGACACAGACGCTAAGATAGATGTATACAATAGATGA
- a CDS encoding energy-coupling factor transporter transmembrane protein EcfT — MQLYQNRGTWLNRLHPCTMAVYALTAILLPLLVGKRWLFVVTILCSLALLWSGKVFFRALPLFGFSITLVVVIFIIQGMFYKHNQTQVFHIFMAKFFREGLLYALSLGLNLFNMLFAFAVFVLTTSIDEFVEELEQMGMPTKMGYMIIAVFQIVPQMLGTKDAIIDAQRSRGMEVDGNLWLRIRATLPLVSPVVISALNASRERAMALEVRGFGRKTKKTYLDRKEKTNADRVILWMCGLILLIAFLWRLVKWGSFLLGI; from the coding sequence ATGCAATTATATCAAAATAGAGGAACATGGCTAAATCGCCTGCATCCATGTACAATGGCTGTGTATGCACTGACAGCTATTTTATTGCCATTATTGGTTGGAAAGAGATGGCTCTTTGTGGTGACTATACTCTGTAGCTTAGCACTCCTTTGGAGTGGAAAGGTGTTTTTCCGAGCACTTCCACTCTTTGGATTTTCGATTACTTTGGTGGTGGTGATTTTCATTATTCAAGGAATGTTTTATAAGCACAATCAAACGCAAGTCTTTCATATTTTTATGGCGAAGTTTTTTCGAGAGGGATTACTCTATGCACTTTCTCTAGGGCTTAATCTCTTTAATATGCTCTTTGCCTTTGCTGTCTTTGTGTTGACTACTTCCATCGATGAATTTGTAGAAGAATTAGAACAAATGGGAATGCCAACAAAAATGGGCTACATGATTATTGCGGTATTTCAAATTGTGCCTCAAATGCTTGGAACAAAGGATGCCATTATTGATGCACAAAGAAGTCGAGGAATGGAGGTGGATGGCAATCTTTGGCTACGAATTCGTGCCACATTGCCATTAGTTTCTCCTGTAGTGATTAGTGCACTCAATGCCTCCAGAGAAAGGGCCATGGCTCTAGAGGTTCGAGGGTTTGGAAGAAAGACAAAAAAGACCTATTTAGATAGGAAAGAGAAAACAAATGCAGATCGAGTGATACTGTGGATGTGTGGGCTTATTCTTTTAATTGCATTTTTGTGGAGGTTAGTAAAATGGGGATCATTTCTATTGGGCATTTAA
- a CDS encoding MBL fold metallo-hydrolase, with the protein MKKLEFLVQVLGMVGTNTYTCFHKENRECIIVDPADEASEIMKQISQNHLLPRAIFLTHGHFDHIQAVDELRKEYGIKVYASAEEKSLLEDPNANAIWDFVHQRKKVVADEYLKDGAKIFFLDCEWVMMATPGHTKGSCCYYCESEDILFSGDTLFRESYGRVDLPGGSQIEIEDSIRGKLFQLPERTLVLPGHGGATTIEYEKLHNPLAAN; encoded by the coding sequence ATGAAAAAATTAGAGTTTTTAGTTCAAGTGCTCGGTATGGTGGGAACCAATACCTATACTTGTTTTCATAAAGAAAACAGAGAATGCATTATTGTTGACCCAGCAGATGAGGCATCAGAGATTATGAAGCAAATTTCTCAAAATCATCTGCTGCCGAGGGCAATTTTTTTGACTCATGGACATTTTGATCATATTCAGGCTGTCGATGAGCTCAGAAAAGAATATGGCATCAAAGTCTATGCAAGTGCAGAAGAAAAGTCCTTGCTTGAAGATCCTAATGCCAATGCTATTTGGGACTTTGTTCACCAGAGAAAAAAGGTGGTTGCAGATGAGTACCTCAAAGATGGGGCAAAGATTTTTTTCCTTGATTGTGAGTGGGTGATGATGGCAACACCAGGACACACAAAGGGATCTTGCTGTTATTATTGTGAGAGCGAGGATATTTTGTTTTCTGGAGATACCTTGTTTCGTGAAAGCTATGGAAGAGTGGATCTTCCAGGCGGTTCGCAGATAGAGATTGAAGATTCCATCCGTGGGAAGTTATTTCAACTGCCTGAGAGGACCTTGGTTCTTCCAGGACATGGTGGTGCGACAACGATAGAATACGAAAAGCTGCACAATCCATTAGCAGCAAATTGA
- the hisS gene encoding histidine--tRNA ligase, whose translation MALIKKPVTGMKDILPEEMAIRDYLMNVIKDIYRSFGFSSIETPCVEHIENLLSKQGGDNEKLIFKVLKRGEKLNVEEAKEEVDLTDSGLRYDLTLPLARYYSNNAANLPSPFKALQIGSVWRADRPQKGRFRQFTQCDIDILGEASHLAEIELILAATTSLSRICPDNQFCVRMNDREILRAMASYAGFPEESTDMVFIILDKMDKIGADGVAGELVENGFSREAVDKYMALFTTLGKDASAVRGLFEKLGQEHIKKETVENLAQIMDMVSACKKGSFSLEFDPTLVRGMGYYTGTIFEVSMEGFGGSVAGGGRYDKMIGKFTGKDTPACGFSIGFERIITILLDQKFQIPAREKKAFLFEKGIEVEKMAEILQTADAERNAGNIVLVSGMNKNKKFQKTQLEAEGYTEFREFYREELKK comes from the coding sequence ATGGCATTGATAAAAAAACCGGTGACTGGAATGAAGGATATTCTTCCAGAAGAAATGGCTATCAGAGATTATCTGATGAATGTAATTAAGGATATCTATAGAAGTTTTGGATTTTCGTCCATTGAAACGCCTTGTGTGGAGCATATTGAAAACTTGCTTTCAAAACAAGGTGGAGATAATGAAAAGTTAATTTTTAAAGTGTTAAAGCGTGGAGAAAAATTAAATGTAGAGGAAGCTAAGGAGGAGGTAGATTTAACAGATTCTGGGCTTCGCTACGATTTAACTTTGCCTTTGGCACGCTATTACTCCAATAATGCTGCAAACTTGCCTTCGCCATTTAAAGCATTGCAAATTGGAAGTGTGTGGAGAGCGGACCGTCCACAAAAGGGAAGATTTCGTCAATTCACACAATGTGATATTGATATTTTGGGTGAGGCCAGCCATCTGGCAGAGATTGAATTGATTTTGGCGGCGACAACCTCACTTTCTAGAATTTGCCCAGACAATCAATTTTGTGTAAGAATGAATGATAGGGAAATTCTTCGTGCGATGGCTTCCTATGCAGGATTTCCAGAAGAAAGCACCGATATGGTGTTTATTATCTTAGATAAGATGGATAAAATCGGTGCGGATGGTGTTGCTGGGGAATTGGTTGAAAATGGATTTTCAAGGGAAGCCGTGGACAAGTATATGGCATTGTTTACAACCCTTGGAAAGGATGCTAGTGCTGTTCGTGGACTCTTTGAAAAGCTTGGACAAGAACATATCAAAAAGGAGACCGTAGAAAATCTTGCACAGATTATGGATATGGTCAGTGCTTGCAAGAAGGGAAGTTTTTCACTGGAATTTGATCCGACACTTGTGCGTGGAATGGGCTATTACACGGGAACGATTTTTGAGGTTTCTATGGAGGGCTTTGGTGGATCGGTTGCTGGTGGTGGTCGCTATGACAAGATGATTGGAAAGTTTACAGGAAAGGATACACCAGCTTGTGGATTTTCTATTGGCTTTGAGCGAATTATTACGATATTGCTGGATCAAAAATTTCAAATCCCTGCCAGAGAGAAGAAGGCCTTTTTATTTGAAAAGGGAATAGAGGTGGAAAAAATGGCCGAGATTTTACAGACAGCAGATGCAGAAAGAAATGCAGGAAATATTGTCCTTGTTTCAGGAATGAACAAGAATAAGAAATTCCAAAAGACACAATTAGAGGCAGAGGGCTATACAGAATTTAGAGAATTTTATAGAGAAGAATTAAAGAAGTAG
- the aspS gene encoding aspartate--tRNA ligase → MAESMLGLKRSHRCAEVVNASIGDEVTVMGWVQKSRNKGSLIFVDLRDRSGLLQIVFEEDDCGSEAFAKAGKLRAEFCIAVTGVLEKRSGASNENLTTGNLEVRAKAIRILSESETPPFPIEANAKTKEDIRLKYRYLDLRRPDLQKNIMTRSQIATLTRLFLAQEGFLEIETPTLIKSSPEGARDYLVPSRVHPGAFYALPQSPQLFKQLLMCSGYDRYFQLARCYRDEDLRADRQPEFTQIDMELSFVDQEDVMEVNERLLQRLFKEVLGVEISLPIQRMTWQEAMDRFGSDKPDLRFGMELKNITEVVKNTEFAVFKNAITAGGTVRGINAKGQGHMPRKKIDALVEFAKGYGAKGLAYIALEEDGNVKSSFAKFMSEEELKNIVVAMEGEPGDLLLFAADKNTIVWSVLGALRCEIAAQLGLFKKDDFKFLWVTEFPLLEWSDEENRFKAMHHPFTMPMEEDWQYIDSDPGRVRAKAYDIVLNGTELGGGSVRIHQADIQEKMFEVLGLSKEVAEERFGYLLEAFKYGVPPHAGLAYGLDRVVMLMVGADSIRDVMAFPKVKDASDLMTQAPDFVDPQQLEELNIQIKETNN, encoded by the coding sequence ATGGCAGAATCAATGTTGGGCTTAAAGAGAAGCCATAGATGTGCAGAAGTAGTCAATGCTAGTATTGGCGATGAAGTGACGGTGATGGGTTGGGTACAAAAGAGCAGAAATAAGGGAAGTCTGATCTTTGTTGACCTTCGAGACCGCTCAGGGCTTTTGCAGATCGTCTTTGAGGAGGATGACTGTGGAAGTGAGGCCTTTGCAAAGGCAGGAAAGTTGCGTGCAGAATTTTGTATTGCTGTGACAGGGGTGCTGGAAAAAAGAAGTGGTGCATCCAATGAAAATCTTACCACAGGAAATTTAGAAGTAAGGGCAAAAGCTATTCGCATTCTTTCTGAGTCAGAGACACCTCCATTTCCAATTGAGGCAAATGCAAAGACCAAGGAAGACATTCGACTAAAGTATCGCTATCTTGATCTTCGTCGTCCAGATCTTCAAAAGAATATTATGACAAGAAGTCAGATTGCAACTTTGACGAGACTTTTTCTTGCACAGGAGGGATTTTTAGAGATTGAGACACCGACATTAATTAAGAGCTCTCCAGAGGGAGCAAGGGATTATCTTGTACCAAGCCGTGTACACCCAGGTGCATTCTATGCACTTCCACAATCTCCCCAGCTCTTTAAGCAATTGTTGATGTGCTCTGGATATGACCGCTATTTTCAGCTTGCTCGCTGTTATAGAGATGAGGATTTAAGAGCAGATCGACAGCCAGAATTTACTCAAATTGATATGGAGTTGTCCTTTGTCGATCAAGAAGATGTTATGGAAGTCAATGAGCGTCTATTGCAAAGACTATTTAAGGAAGTGCTTGGTGTAGAAATTAGCCTTCCAATTCAGAGAATGACATGGCAAGAGGCTATGGATCGCTTTGGTTCAGATAAACCAGACCTTCGCTTTGGAATGGAATTAAAGAATATTACAGAAGTAGTAAAAAATACAGAATTTGCAGTTTTTAAAAATGCGATCACCGCTGGCGGAACAGTTCGAGGCATTAATGCTAAGGGACAGGGACATATGCCAAGAAAAAAGATTGATGCACTTGTAGAATTTGCCAAGGGATATGGGGCAAAGGGACTGGCCTACATTGCACTGGAGGAAGATGGAAATGTAAAGTCTTCCTTTGCAAAGTTTATGTCTGAGGAAGAATTGAAAAATATTGTGGTGGCAATGGAGGGAGAGCCAGGAGATCTACTCCTTTTTGCAGCAGATAAAAACACCATTGTTTGGTCTGTGCTCGGTGCTCTTCGCTGTGAAATTGCTGCACAACTTGGACTTTTTAAGAAAGATGATTTTAAGTTTTTGTGGGTTACTGAATTTCCATTACTTGAGTGGTCTGATGAGGAAAATCGCTTTAAGGCGATGCATCATCCATTCACTATGCCAATGGAAGAAGATTGGCAATATATTGATTCTGATCCAGGCCGAGTTCGTGCAAAGGCATATGACATTGTACTCAATGGAACAGAGCTTGGTGGCGGTTCAGTGAGAATTCATCAAGCAGATATTCAGGAGAAGATGTTTGAAGTTCTTGGACTTTCAAAGGAAGTGGCCGAAGAGAGATTTGGCTATCTGTTGGAAGCATTTAAATACGGTGTTCCACCACATGCAGGATTGGCCTATGGCCTTGACCGAGTGGTAATGTTAATGGTTGGTGCAGACTCTATTCGCGATGTTATGGCATTTCCAAAGGTAAAGGATGCATCAGATTTGATGACACAGGCACCTGACTTTGTGGATCCACAGCAATTGGAAGAATTAAATATTCAAATCAAGGAAACAAATAATTAG
- a CDS encoding ECF transporter S component, protein MGKLLKTRFSTAVVVLIPACIGMNYLGKFFATLLKLPLWLDSIGTCMGACLGGPIVGALCGAFNNLIYGLTTGDNITLIYSLTSAGIGFFVGLLARLDLVRTPVGAVITAIVAGLVAVCISTPLNILFWGGTTGNVWGDALFGLTQARGMSLLFGSFVDEMVVDIPDKVITVLIARQLLRGLPKQLVALYDVNTEIERLD, encoded by the coding sequence ATGGGAAAGTTACTCAAAACAAGGTTTTCGACAGCAGTGGTGGTGTTGATTCCAGCCTGTATCGGAATGAATTACTTGGGAAAGTTTTTTGCAACGCTATTAAAATTGCCACTTTGGCTGGATTCCATTGGAACTTGTATGGGGGCATGTCTTGGTGGACCAATTGTTGGCGCACTGTGTGGAGCATTCAATAATTTGATTTATGGATTGACAACGGGAGATAACATCACCTTAATTTATTCGCTCACCAGTGCGGGAATTGGCTTTTTTGTTGGACTTTTGGCACGGCTTGATTTGGTGAGGACACCAGTCGGTGCAGTGATTACGGCCATTGTGGCTGGACTGGTTGCCGTGTGCATTTCGACACCGCTCAATATTTTGTTTTGGGGAGGTACTACGGGCAATGTCTGGGGGGATGCATTATTTGGCTTGACACAGGCAAGAGGAATGAGTTTGCTCTTTGGTTCCTTTGTCGATGAGATGGTGGTAGATATTCCCGATAAGGTCATTACTGTCCTTATTGCTAGGCAATTACTTCGTGGTTTACCAAAACAACTAGTGGCACTGTATGATGTCAATACAGAGATTGAGAGGTTGGACTAA
- a CDS encoding response regulator transcription factor: MDAVKILVVDDEARMRKLVKDFLSIKGYRVMEAENGEDAVEKFMANRDIKLILLDVMMPKMDGWETLRIIRENSNVPIIMLTARSEERDELQGFSLGVDEYITKPFSPKILVARVEAILRRSFGVEEEKIEMGGIVIDKAAHEVSIDGKIVELSYKEFELLNYFMENKGIALSREKILNNVWNYDYFGDARTIDTHVKKLRAKMGTKGEYIKTIWGMGYKFEVENA; this comes from the coding sequence ATGGATGCAGTAAAAATATTGGTGGTAGATGATGAGGCGAGAATGAGAAAGTTAGTGAAAGACTTTTTGTCGATTAAGGGCTACCGGGTAATGGAAGCAGAAAATGGGGAAGATGCCGTAGAAAAATTTATGGCCAATCGAGATATCAAGTTGATTTTACTTGATGTTATGATGCCAAAGATGGACGGGTGGGAGACTTTGCGTATTATTCGGGAAAATTCAAATGTGCCAATTATCATGCTGACAGCAAGAAGTGAGGAAAGAGATGAATTGCAGGGATTTTCTTTGGGAGTAGATGAGTATATCACAAAGCCATTTAGTCCTAAAATTTTGGTGGCGAGAGTCGAGGCTATCTTGAGAAGAAGTTTTGGGGTAGAGGAAGAAAAAATTGAAATGGGTGGTATTGTCATTGATAAGGCTGCTCACGAAGTGAGTATCGATGGAAAGATTGTTGAACTTAGCTATAAGGAGTTTGAGTTGCTCAATTACTTTATGGAGAATAAGGGGATTGCACTGTCTAGAGAAAAGATTTTGAATAATGTCTGGAACTATGACTATTTTGGAGATGCCAGAACCATTGACACCCATGTCAAGAAGTTGAGAGCAAAGATGGGCACAAAGGGAGAGTATATTAAGACCATTTGGGGAATGGGTTATAAGTTTGAGGTGGAAAATGCATAG